One Drosophila subobscura isolate 14011-0131.10 chromosome U, UCBerk_Dsub_1.0, whole genome shotgun sequence DNA window includes the following coding sequences:
- the LOC117901436 gene encoding arginine/serine-rich protein PNISR, with protein MADIDCEPFNPFNVGPPNSGQRMEFKIPTSPTYPPPVFAILPQDKQGYIKRSISHLKLGHSKIGEVAVSKAINEEMAAAKQQAAALDDEQRFDAGGISKLRLPNSKSSMDSTSKGQSKVSVETLMPVRSQRQAKSRSTSGSSVSAEASEVSRSSASKRSKKSQSSIASKRSQSSSPSKSSAAASLGRTLSRASSKFNPPSTTASSVTLTSKLATEHAKVESVKASSSKEMSKLSLKSMTGKKSSGTLSARSRASKTIEKPTETASDNLSQHSVQSKTKDAVLKSKKNESTATLKSKAAPSKASLKAKVKPANQMKSVKTLAEETSLIDQAAKFTERLKAGDEENFRRYSSLMNNYSRRVPEKLFREDRMSFWFQDAVLS; from the exons ATGGCCGACATTGACTGCGAGCCTTTCAATCCCTTTAACGTTGGTCCGCCCAACAGCGGCCAACGAATGGAGTTCAAAATTCCCACCAGCCCCACGTATCCGCCGCCGGTGTTTGCCATTCTGCCGCAGGACAAGCAGGGGTACATCAAGCGATCCATTTCCCACCTGAAACTTGGCCACTCCAAAATTGGGGAAGTGGCCGTGTCGAAGGCAATCAACGAGGAGATGGCCGCTgccaagcagcaggcggcTGCCCTCGACGATGAGCAGCGCTTCGATGCGGGCGGCATCTCAAAGCTGCGGCTGCCAAACTCCAAGTCCAGCATGGACTCAACATCGAAGGGCCAGTCGAAAGTGTCTGTCGAAACGCTGATGCCGGTGAGGTCGCAGCGACAGGCCAAAAGCAGATCGACATCTGGGTCCAGTGTCAGCGCGGAGGCGAGCGAGGTATCAAGGAGTTCCGCCTCCAAGCGGAGCAAAAAATCACAGTCGAGCATCGCCTCCAAGCGTTCCCAGTCGAGCTCGCCATCCAAATCGAGCGCCGCTGCCTCTCTGGGAAGAACCTTGAGCAGAGCTTCCAGTAAATTTAATCCTCCATCGACCACCGCTTCCAGCGTCACACTCACGTCCAAGCTGGCTACAGAACATGCCAAGGTGGAGTCGGTGAAGGCCTCAAGCTCAAAGGAGATGTCAAAGCTTTCGCTCAAGTCAATGACAGGCAAAAAGTCTTCAGGCACTCTATCCGCGCGCTCTCGCGCCTCCAAGACGATTGAGAAACCAACTGAAACGG CCTCCGATAACTTATCCCAACATTCGGTGCAGTCCAAGACCAAAGATGCTGTCCTAAAATCAAAGAAGAACGAATCGACTGCCACTCTCAAGTCGAAAGCCGCCCCATCAAAGGCCTCGTTGAAGGCCAAAGTCAAGCCAGCCAACCAAATGAAGTCGGTCAAGACCTTGGCTGAGGAAACATCTTTGATCGATCAGGCAGCCAAGTTCACCGAGCGCCTCAAGGCAGGCGATGAAGAGAATTTCAGACGCTACAGTTCGTTGATGAACAATTACTCAAGGCGGGTGCCCGAGAAGCTGTTCCGAGAGGATCGCATGTCCTTCTGGTTCCAGGATGCTGTGCTCTCCTAG
- the LOC117901180 gene encoding ecdysone-induced protein 74EF: MLTNCLWHSNRWKSHKYRPTACLVFGGNVYPVLVDGAPMQAPAGAQQAAAAAQQGQSMAQQPVSAPGQKQQRPRQRQQCQPPRNSEPGGFPLQRTAPNIPTCNNRGQQQQQQQFQQQHQLQSAMGVHYNYGYMTNGSDIEGWSGYVMMSPTDANNPYSFGWSATDWCCQRV, translated from the exons ATGTTGACCAATTGCCTGT GGCACAGCAATCGCTGGAAATCCCACAAATACCGCCCGACGGCCTGCCTCGTCTTTGGTGGCAATGTTTATCCGGTTTTGGTGGATGGTGCGCCCATGCAGGCACCCGCCGGTGCTcaacaggctgctgctgccgcccagcAAGGCCAATCCATGGCCCAGCAACCAGTCAGCGCGCCAggacagaagcagcagcgaccacgacagcggcaacaa TGCCAGCCGCCACGGAACTCCGAGCCCGGTGGTTTTCCACTGCAACGCACTGCACCCAACATTCCTACATGCAACAacagggggcagcagcagcagcagcaacagttccagcagcagcatcaactcCAATCAGCCATGGGCGTCCATTACAACTACGGATACATGACCAATGGCAGCGATATAGAGGGCTGGAGCGGGTACGTCATGATGTCGCCAACGGATGCAAATAATCCGTACTCATTTGGCTGGAGCGCCACGGACTGGTGCTGTCAGAGAGTGTGA